A window of the Henckelia pumila isolate YLH828 chromosome 3, ASM3356847v2, whole genome shotgun sequence genome harbors these coding sequences:
- the LOC140887979 gene encoding small ribosomal subunit protein eS4z has protein sequence MARGLKKHLKRLNAPKHWMLDKLGGAFAPKPSSGPHKSRECLPLILILRNRLKYALTYREVISILMQRHVLVDGKVRTDKTYPSGFMDVVSIPKTNENFRLLYDTKGRFRLHSIRDEEAKFKLCKVRSVQFGNKGIPYLNTYDGRTIRYPDPLIKANDTIKLDLETCKIVDFIKFDVGNVVMVTGGRNRGRVGVIKNREKHKGSFETIHVQDATGHEFATRLGNVFTIGKGTKPWASLPKGKGIKLSIIEEARKRINAQSAVTA, from the exons ATG GCCAGAGGTTTGAAGAAACACTTGAAGAGGCTCAATGCCCCAAAGCATTGGATGTTGGATAAGCTTGGTGGTGCTTTT GCGCCTAAACCATCATCTGGACCGCACAAATCTAGAGAATGCTTGCCCTTGATTCTTATCTTACGGAATAGACTAAAATATGCTCTCACTTATCGTGAGGTCATTTCTATTTTGATGCAACGCCATGTGCTCGTCGATGGGAAGGTCAGGACAGATAAGACGTATCCTTCTGGGTTCATGG ATGTTGTCTCTATTCCAAAGACCAACGAAAATTTTCGCTTGCTGTATGACACCAAGGGTCGATTCCGTCTTCACTCTATACGGGATGAGGAGGCCAAG TTTAAGCTTTGTAAAGTTCGTTCAGTTCAGTTTGGGAACAAAGGCATTCCTTACCTCAATACATACGATGGAAGGACGATTCGTTATCCTGATCCGCTGATCAAGGCTAACGACACCATCAAACTTGACCTTGAGACCTGCAAAATTGTTGATTTCATCAAGTTTGATGTAGGGAACGTCGTGATGGTGACTGGTGGTAGGAACAGAGGACGTGTTGGAGTGATCAAGAACCGTGAGAAGCACAAGGGAAGTTTTGAGACTATTCACGTTCAAGATGCTACTGGACATGAGTTTGCTACCAGATTGGGCAATGTTTTCACAATCGGGAAGGGGACAAAGCCTTGGGCTTCTCTTCCAAAGGGCAAAGGTATCAAGTTGTCTATCATTGAGGAGGCCAGGAAGAGGATCAATGCTCAGTCTGCAGTAACAGCTTAG
- the LOC140887958 gene encoding uncharacterized protein At5g01610-like, with amino-acid sequence MDQILNKVGAYWLGQKANKEIGSVGDDINSFSSSIEGGAKWLVNKMKGKMQKPLPELLKEYDLAIGIFPRDSTHYEFNEETRKITVYIPSVCEVGYRDSSVLRFSTIVTGYLEKGKLSDIDGIKTKVMVWVKVTCISSQNSKLYFTAGMKKSRSREAYEVLRDGISVEKF; translated from the exons ATGGATCAAATTTTGAATAAGGTGGGGGCTTACTGGTTGGGTCAAAAGGCCAACAAGGAGATTGGCTCAGTTGGCGATGATATCAAC TCGTTCTCAAGCAGTATTGAAGGGGGAGCCAAGTGGTTGGTTAACAAGATGAAAG GAAAAATGCAAAAGCCATTGCCAGAGCTCCTCAAAGAATATGACCTTGCAATAGGCATCTTCCCACGCGACTCCACCCATTATGAGTTCAACGAGGAGACCAGAAAGATTACTGTTTACATTCCATCGGTCTGTGAAGTGGGTTACAGAGATTCATCTGTGCTGCGATTCTCAACCATCGTAACCGGTTATTTGGAGAAAGGCAAGTTATCAGATATTGATGGAATCAAAACTAAAGTGATGGTTTGGGTGAAAGTGACATGCATTTCATCTCAGAATTCGAAGCTCTATTTCACAGCTGGTATGAAGAAATCTCGGAGCAGAGAAGCGTATGAGGTTCTTAGAGATGGTATAAGCGTAGAAAAATTCTAA